The Myxococcales bacterium genome includes a region encoding these proteins:
- a CDS encoding DUF4416 family protein codes for MKPSIKPIVGIITSEIDLLDEVLSKLERFFGARDVVGPWREFDHTSYYENEMGTGLKRCFVSFSNILPPESSTWFKEKASGVEAFYLSGGRRRVNIDPGYIDANKVVLMTGKDGGHKIPVAEGVWADFLLWYNKGWVAHPWAFPDFRDGGYFKTFMRMRLVFKKQLRAVSE; via the coding sequence ATGAAGCCGTCAATTAAGCCCATAGTCGGAATCATAACTTCGGAGATCGATCTTTTGGATGAAGTCCTTTCTAAGCTAGAGCGGTTTTTCGGAGCCAGAGATGTCGTTGGCCCATGGAGGGAATTCGATCACACATCTTACTATGAGAATGAGATGGGGACCGGTTTGAAAAGATGCTTCGTCTCTTTTTCAAATATTCTGCCCCCCGAGAGTTCGACTTGGTTCAAGGAGAAGGCTTCCGGAGTTGAAGCGTTCTATCTGAGCGGAGGAAGGCGCAGGGTGAATATAGACCCCGGATATATAGACGCCAACAAGGTCGTCCTCATGACTGGCAAGGATGGCGGTCATAAAATTCCAGTCGCCGAAGGCGTCTGGGCAGATTTTCTGCTGTGGTACAACAAGGGGTGGGTAGCCCACCCCTGGGCCTTTCCTGATTTTCGAGACGGGGGATACTTCAAAACATTTATGCGAATGCGCCTTGTCTTCAAAAAACAGCTCAGGGCTGTCAGCGAATAA
- a CDS encoding arylamine N-acetyltransferase, which yields MHYADVVRDFLKLTGARGVRPDLEGLKFLARLFHRMPYENLTKIARFAEVSDPELRPRMPDIVLAEHMEYGAGGTCFSLTYFFDQILTGLGYETIRVFCDRSYGPDTHCALIVSLGSDRYLVDPGYLMEAPVRVPKTGYASQSGRSGKIFLERLGETSQLLLVTESAEKRRVRYKLKDVAVEESLFLKKWIDSFEWAMMRHISISVQTGDGIIFLRDGVLRKNTADEKKQDRLSTGIAQRIEKEFGISPRLFADAFDAVVKMKSKYNKENKR from the coding sequence ATGCATTATGCCGATGTTGTAAGGGATTTTCTAAAGCTTACCGGTGCAAGGGGGGTTCGTCCCGACCTTGAGGGGCTCAAGTTTCTGGCGAGATTATTTCACAGGATGCCTTATGAAAACCTTACGAAAATAGCCAGATTTGCAGAGGTTTCCGACCCGGAATTGCGGCCCAGGATGCCGGATATAGTTCTTGCCGAACATATGGAATATGGGGCCGGAGGAACGTGTTTTTCTCTCACCTATTTTTTCGATCAGATTCTGACCGGCTTGGGATATGAAACTATACGAGTCTTTTGCGACAGGTCGTATGGCCCTGATACCCATTGTGCATTGATAGTATCGCTAGGCTCTGATCGCTACCTAGTTGATCCAGGCTATCTTATGGAAGCCCCTGTAAGGGTTCCAAAGACAGGTTACGCGTCTCAAAGCGGCCGTTCGGGGAAAATATTTCTTGAGCGACTGGGTGAAACAAGCCAGCTTTTACTCGTTACGGAGTCAGCGGAAAAGAGGCGTGTCAGATACAAACTTAAAGATGTCGCTGTAGAGGAATCCTTGTTTTTAAAAAAATGGATAGATTCATTTGAGTGGGCGATGATGCGTCACATAAGCATATCAGTTCAAACTGGTGACGGGATTATTTTTTTGAGAGACGGAGTTTTGAGGAAGAACACGGCAGATGAGAAAAAACAGGATAGGCTTTCGACGGGGATCGCACAGAGAATAGAAAAGGAGTTCGGAATCAGCCCGAGGCTCTTTGCTGATGCCTTCGATGCAGTAGTAAAGATGAAATCGAAATATAACAAGGAAAATAAAAGATGA
- a CDS encoding DUF362 domain-containing protein, giving the protein MVDIVSFVRNSDYDLPGLIESLRRSVKLCGFNLADVAGKKVLLKPNLLGAYPPERGITTNPDFVCAAAIVFREAGAIVSIGDSPNGIFDIDTCWERSGLREACKKSGAREIHFESCGSTKVGTLNISKAIFDADFVINLPKFKTHSLTMMTLAVKNLFGCVCGVQKARLHKKHFRHGEFANLIVRIANAVKPALTIIDGITAMDENGPSSGRLLNLSLIAASTNMHLLDERCSRLVGIDPLEVPTLQEAFKLGLWKPDSSCEIVGDDMEEIRRIEFRRPATFKRKIFRFRFFKLLEHLIWSNLSSQPEISDEKCKICMFCVRACPVEAIKIPSGAKKPDIDEKECIQCMCCHEVCPHAAIDLKESLLIRLGRWYHGLTKGAGKSKCDEN; this is encoded by the coding sequence ATGGTGGATATCGTATCGTTCGTCAGAAATTCCGACTATGACCTCCCGGGCCTTATAGAATCCCTAAGGAGATCCGTGAAATTATGCGGTTTCAACCTAGCCGATGTCGCCGGGAAAAAGGTGTTGCTAAAACCAAATCTGCTCGGAGCTTATCCGCCGGAACGAGGGATCACAACCAATCCGGATTTCGTATGCGCCGCAGCTATAGTTTTCCGTGAAGCAGGAGCGATTGTAAGCATCGGAGACAGCCCCAATGGAATATTCGATATAGATACCTGCTGGGAGAGATCCGGGCTGCGCGAGGCCTGCAAAAAAAGCGGCGCTCGCGAAATTCATTTCGAATCATGCGGAAGCACAAAGGTTGGAACTCTCAATATATCCAAAGCCATCTTTGATGCCGACTTCGTCATCAATCTTCCCAAATTTAAAACTCATAGTCTCACCATGATGACTCTTGCCGTAAAAAATCTGTTCGGATGTGTCTGCGGAGTTCAAAAAGCGCGGCTTCATAAAAAACATTTCAGACATGGAGAGTTCGCAAATCTGATCGTAAGAATAGCCAATGCAGTAAAACCTGCTTTGACTATCATAGACGGAATAACGGCGATGGATGAAAACGGTCCCTCGAGCGGACGCCTGCTGAACCTTTCGCTTATAGCGGCTTCGACGAATATGCATCTTCTAGATGAACGATGTTCAAGGCTTGTCGGCATAGATCCGCTAGAAGTGCCTACACTTCAAGAAGCGTTCAAACTGGGGTTGTGGAAACCTGATTCTTCGTGCGAAATAGTCGGCGATGATATGGAAGAAATACGAAGGATAGAGTTCAGGCGCCCAGCTACATTCAAGAGAAAAATATTCAGGTTCAGGTTTTTCAAACTACTTGAACATCTGATTTGGTCCAACCTCTCCAGTCAGCCGGAGATATCCGATGAAAAGTGTAAAATATGTATGTTTTGTGTCAGGGCATGTCCGGTCGAAGCTATTAAAATCCCCTCTGGCGCAAAGAAGCCGGACATAGATGAAAAAGAGTGCATACAGTGCATGTGCTGTCATGAGGTGTGTCCACATGCAGCCATCGACCTGAAGGAGAGCCTTCTGATCAGGCTGGGCAGATGGTATCATGGGCTCACCAAGGGGGCCGGAAAATCGAAGTGCGACGAAAATTAA